Proteins encoded in a region of the Vicia villosa cultivar HV-30 ecotype Madison, WI linkage group LG5, Vvil1.0, whole genome shotgun sequence genome:
- the LOC131601897 gene encoding aquaporin PIP2-7-like has translation MAKDVEVQEQGEYSAKDYQDPPPAPLIDLDELTKWSFYRALIAEFVATLLFLYITILTIIGYSHQTDASAGGTDCDGVGILGIAWAFGGMIFILVYCTAGISGGHINPAVTFGLFVGRKVSLLRAIFYIAAQSAGAICGTGLAKGFQKSYFDRYGGGANFIHDGYNKGTALGAEIIGTFVLVYTVFSATDPKRNARDSHVPVLAPLPIGFAVFMVHLATIPITGTGINPARSFGSAVILNQDKIWDDQWVFWVGPIIGATVAAIYHQYILRGSAIKALGSFRSNA, from the exons ATGGCTAAAGATGTTGAGGTTCAAGAACAAGGTGAATACTCTGCAAAAGATTACCAAGATCCACCTCCAGCACCATTGATAGACCTTGACGAGTTAACAAAGTGGTCCTTTTACAGAGCTCTTATAGCTGAATTCGTAGCAACACTTCTCTTCCTTTATATCACTATTTTAACCATCATTGGTTATAGCCACCAGACTGACGCTAGCGCTGGTGGCACCGACTGTGATGGCGTTGGCATTCTCGGTATTGCCTGGGCTTTTGGTGGCATGATTTTCATCCTGGTTTACTGCACCGCTGGTATCTCTG GAGGACACATAAACCCTGCGGTGACATTCGGACTATTTGTGGGACGAAAAGTGTCATTATTAAGGGCAATATTCTACATAGCAGCACAGTCTGCAGGTGCAATCTGTGGTACCGGACTAGCCAAAGGTTTCCAAAAATCATACTTTGACAGGTACGGTGGTGGTGCCAACTTTATCCATGATGGTTACAACAAAGGTACAGCTTTGGGTGCTGAGATTATTGGTACCTTTGTTCTTGTCTACACCGTCTTCTCTGCAACTGATCCTAAAAGAAACGCCAGAGACTCTCATGTTCCT GTTTTGGCACCATTACCTATTGGATTTGCTGTTTTCATGGTTCATTTGGCTACTATTCCGATCACCGGTACTGGTATTAACCCGGCAAGAAGTTTCGGATCCGCTGTTATCTTAAACCAGGATAAAATTTGGGATGATCAG TGGGTTTTCTGGGTTGGACCAATAATTGGAGCAACAGTGGCTGCAATTTACCACCAATACATTCTAAGAGGATCAGCGATTAAAGCTCTTGGATCATTCAGGAGCAatgcttaa